The following are from one region of the Natranaerobius trueperi genome:
- a CDS encoding peptide ABC transporter substrate-binding protein, protein MRKNLLLLVLVLIGASILTACGGEETDKSDSSEVSGKSEQVLNVSINSEPDTLDVARASDVNGYTVLIQCMENLTRLEVDEEGNDVVAPGIAKSWETSDDGLEWTFYLRDAKWSDGEPVTADDFVYGVQRTLDPETASPIASQLTPIKNAEEIINNELDVSKAGIEAIDKKTLKIELEKPQAHFIDLTYDRMFQPQRKDVVEEHGESYGTEADKLVFNGPFVIDDWVHNNIITLSKNEKYWDKDSVNLNEINIKIIGEESAVMGEFINSNIDVVDASSAEWIDKLDQEDGLNKLRDHQVRTSYMFFNQENELFSNNKVRQAFSIVLDRETIQNDIYQDLYEAAYGWVAPPIDIGDENYREKAGDPVKDLIEENPEPKELLIEGLKELGKSEEPSDITVELMTPSQEGREFPEFLQQLYNEELGINIEIDSAEWPVFQERNRQLDYEMGYKSRGGYYNDPLTLLDIWVTGTGIIPTGWSNERYDRLIEKSSTSIDNEERFEMLNEAERILLKKDATIAPYLYHMRNIYTHEYVEGVMHPAFGPPLYKYGYIDK, encoded by the coding sequence GTGAGAAAAAATTTATTGTTGTTAGTTCTAGTTTTAATAGGTGCTTCTATTTTAACTGCTTGTGGAGGAGAAGAAACAGATAAGTCAGATTCAAGTGAAGTGAGTGGAAAAAGTGAACAGGTTTTAAATGTATCAATTAACTCCGAACCCGATACATTAGATGTAGCAAGAGCCTCTGATGTTAATGGATATACAGTGTTAATCCAGTGTATGGAAAACCTAACGAGATTAGAAGTCGATGAAGAGGGCAATGATGTGGTGGCTCCAGGGATAGCTAAATCATGGGAGACATCTGATGATGGTTTAGAATGGACTTTCTATTTAAGGGATGCAAAATGGTCAGATGGAGAACCTGTAACAGCAGATGATTTTGTATACGGAGTACAAAGGACTTTAGATCCTGAAACCGCTTCTCCAATTGCTTCTCAATTAACACCAATAAAAAACGCTGAAGAAATTATTAACAATGAGTTAGATGTTTCAAAAGCTGGTATTGAAGCTATCGACAAAAAAACTCTTAAAATTGAATTAGAAAAACCTCAAGCACACTTCATTGACCTTACATATGATAGGATGTTCCAACCTCAGAGAAAAGATGTAGTTGAGGAACATGGTGAATCATATGGTACTGAAGCAGATAAACTAGTATTTAATGGACCTTTTGTTATAGATGACTGGGTACATAATAATATAATTACGTTATCTAAAAATGAAAAATATTGGGATAAAGATTCAGTTAATCTAAATGAGATTAATATTAAGATAATTGGTGAAGAGAGTGCCGTAATGGGTGAATTTATAAATAGTAATATAGACGTTGTTGATGCTAGTAGTGCAGAATGGATTGATAAATTGGACCAAGAAGATGGCTTAAATAAGTTGCGAGACCATCAAGTTAGAACTTCTTATATGTTCTTTAACCAAGAAAACGAATTATTCTCTAATAATAAAGTTAGACAAGCTTTTTCTATTGTTTTAGATAGAGAAACTATACAAAATGATATTTATCAAGATTTATATGAAGCAGCTTATGGATGGGTTGCTCCGCCAATAGATATTGGAGATGAAAATTATAGAGAGAAGGCAGGAGATCCAGTTAAAGATCTAATTGAAGAAAATCCTGAACCAAAGGAGTTATTAATTGAAGGTTTAAAAGAACTAGGTAAGAGTGAAGAGCCAAGTGATATTACAGTTGAATTAATGACACCAAGTCAAGAAGGTAGAGAATTCCCAGAATTTTTACAACAGCTTTATAATGAAGAATTAGGAATAAATATAGAAATAGACTCAGCAGAATGGCCGGTATTTCAAGAAAGAAATAGACAGTTAGATTATGAGATGGGATATAAATCAAGAGGAGGTTATTATAATGATCCTTTAACCTTATTAGACATTTGGGTTACAGGAACTGGAATAATTCCTACCGGGTGGTCTAATGAGAGATATGATAGATTAATAGAGAAGTCTTCTACAAGTATCGATAACGAAGAACGATTTGAGATGCTAAATGAGGCTGAACGAATTTTACTAAAAAAGGATGCTACTATAGCTCCATATTTATATCATATGAGAAACATTTATACTCATGAATATGTTGAGGGAGTTATGCACCCAGCATTTGGACCACCTTTATATAAATATGGTTATATTGATAAGTAA